From Rhodopseudomonas palustris:
CGCACGCGACGTTGCTTGAGCCGGTGCGGCATCGTCGCGGCGTGTCTCGACGATTGATCGGCTCGAGACCCAGCCGGTGCGGCCGCGCCATTCGACCTCGCACCAAGGATGGCGGCCGCCATCATCCGGCGCACGGCAGTTCCCCTTGGAGTCGCCGGAGCTGCCAGCCGGGATCGCAACGACGATCGGATGACCTGTGCCGGGTCCGGACCGCATGTTGAGGATGCCTTCGGAGACGCTGTCGAGCACCCGAAAGCCCCGGCGCTGCTGGGTCGCCGACGAGATCGAGGGCGACGGATTTGGCGCCATGACAGGCTCTGCCGGCCTCGGGGGTGAAAGCCCGGGTGACTCCGGCGGCACGACTGCGGCTGTCGGAGGAGACGTCAGCGCGGCGGCCGCAGCGGTAGCCTGGCCAGAGAAATAGAAGTCGCCCTGAATCGGCGACGACGACAGCCACGGCTGCTGAGCGCTGGCGGTCGCCTTTTTCACCGCCAACCCGACGCGGTTGAAGGTCTGAAAGATGTCGAGGCCCGGCCGCGTCATGATCTCCGCAAGGGCCCGCGTATAGGGACTGTGGCCGTCGTCGCCGTCCTGCGCGACGTTGCCGGGCTGGGTCGCGTAAGAGATCAGCGTGCCCTCGGGCGCCTGCATCTGCACCAAACCGCCGGCGGCGGCGCGCAGCCCCCGACCACCGAACGGGTTGTTGCGGCAGGCGTCGAGCAGGACGATGTTGAGCCGCGTGCCGGCACTCTCCATCTGCCGCAGCACCAGCCCGACATCGAGCATCTGGAAATCGACGTCGGCCTCGCGCGTCGGATTAGCGCCGACCGGCACCAGATAGTTGACGCCACGAATCTGCACGCCGTGGCCCGCATAGTAGAACAGCCCGACATCGGCGCCCGCGGCGTCGCGGCCGAACTGCTGCACCAGCGTGTCGAACCGCGCCTTGTCGACGTCGAGCTGCGCGCCGCCACCGACAAGCCTGAAGCCGAGCCGCCTCAACGTCTCGACCATCAGAGCGGCGTCCTTGATCGGATTGTCGAGGGCGGTGACGTGACGATAGGCAGAATTGCCGACGACCAGCGCAACCCTGGTCTCGGCCCAGGCCGCCGAACACGA
This genomic window contains:
- a CDS encoding caspase family protein; this translates as MDRAVRLLLALFMMASCSAAWAETRVALVVGNSAYRHVTALDNPIKDAALMVETLRRLGFRLVGGGAQLDVDKARFDTLVQQFGRDAAGADVGLFYYAGHGVQIRGVNYLVPVGANPTREADVDFQMLDVGLVLRQMESAGTRLNIVLLDACRNNPFGGRGLRAAAGGLVQMQAPEGTLISYATQPGNVAQDGDDGHSPYTRALAEIMTRPGLDIFQTFNRVGLAVKKATASAQQPWLSSSPIQGDFYFSGQATAAAAALTSPPTAAVVPPESPGLSPPRPAEPVMAPNPSPSISSATQQRRGFRVLDSVSEGILNMRSGPGTGHPIVVAIPAGSSGDSKGNCRAPDDGGRHPWCEVEWRGRTGWVSSRSIVETRRDDAAPAQATSRARPMFRVLGSVSQGILYVRAGPGTGHPALFSIPAGASGIQLGRCRSSEDGVGAPWCEVEWGGRAGWASACCMVDAATGAFATVRD